In Vigna radiata var. radiata cultivar VC1973A chromosome 3, Vradiata_ver6, whole genome shotgun sequence, the following proteins share a genomic window:
- the LOC106757387 gene encoding transcription repressor OFP13-like yields MGKKMKLPSLLHKNSHPKPSSTSWPWPSCHQPRTLSFRDQNDVSFKTINPAYFDMPESSHSFFTVSPDSGSFSTASEEDSRRPDSLETLIRPLPSDRLFFHPDQTSSILESKAGTSTPTPTQATTTPTPPTTTTTTLPFKDSVVMSVESQDPYVDFLRSMEEMVEAQCVKDFDGLQELLCWYLKVNGKSNHGYIVGAFIDLLVAFSDINSHSPSSPLSFYSSSLSSSCSTHCVSCLEAEDEVDTATPNSSFLLEQVREDQSSSSSSSSLN; encoded by the coding sequence ATGGGCAAGAAAATGAAGCTTCCTTCCCTCCTCCACAAGAACTCACACCCCAAACCTTCTTCTACTTCCTGGCCATGGCCCTCTTGCCACCAACCTCGAACCCTCTCTTTTCGAGACCAAAACGATGTCTCTTTCAAAACCATCAACCCAGCCTACTTCGACATGCCCGAGAGCTCTCACTCCTTCTTCACTGTCTCTCCTGACTCTGGAAGCTTCTCAACAGCTTCAGAAGAAGATTCTAGAAGACCGGATTCCCTTGAGACCCTCATTCGCCCCTTGCCTTCCGACCGTTTGTTCTTCCACCCCGACCAGACAAGCTCCATATTAGAGTCCAAAGCAGGAACATCAACACCAACACCAACACAAGCAACTACAACACCAACACCaccaaccacaacaacaacaacgttGCCCTTCAAAGACAGTGTGGTTATGTCTGTGGAGTCTCAGGACCCTTACGTGGACTTCCTCAGGTCCATGGAAGAGATGGTGGAAGCCCAGTGCGTTAAAGACTTTGATGGTCTCCAAGAGCTTTTATGTTGGTATTTGAAAGTCAATGGAAAAAGCAACCATGGTTATATTGTTGGTGCTTTCATTGATCTATTGGTGGCTTTTTCTGATATAAACTCTCattctccttcttcccctttaTCATTCTACagctcttctctttcttcctcttgcaGCACTCACTGTGTTTCATGTTTGGAAGCTGAAGACGAGGTTGATACAGCTACCCctaattcttctttcttgttagaACAAGTTAGGGAAGACcagtcttcatcttcttcttcatcctctttGAATTAA